A stretch of the Tachysurus vachellii isolate PV-2020 chromosome 26, HZAU_Pvac_v1, whole genome shotgun sequence genome encodes the following:
- the LOC132841368 gene encoding globoside alpha-1,3-N-acetylgalactosaminyltransferase 1-like, with amino-acid sequence MRPFTPMFWGKNGRNHNGSASRMPMTMPCEGQVFSPHPVFSPSVPGDETWMKALAEDEQINVLLMMRWSADRLWKKNMMFKWTYTFLQVCVFACVCVCVCVVSRPDVATTSQWLAPIVWEDTFDLTVIDAIYKQQNITVATIVFALGKFVRFLRDLLESAEQHFMVGYRVHYYIFTDLPDEVPAVTLGEGRQLTVIKTATLNRWQEILLRRMEMIENLIQYELLNKADYIFSLDVDSKFYAHWGAESLGDLVGALHAWFFGSSREQFTYERRPESQAYIPLDEGDYYYGGAVIGGRPEKVLKLVKTCRIQLDVDRANKIEAVWQEESHLNKYFLYNKPTKLLSPEYLWDDRKQKPSFMKVVRFSQVVKNYAEIRPNP; translated from the exons ATGCGGCCATTCACTCCCATGTTTTGGGGCAAAAATGGGCGTAACCACAATGGCTCCGCCTCTCGCATGCCCATGACA ATGCCCTGCGAGGGGCAGGTATTCTCACCTCACCCAGTGTTCtcacccagtgttcctggggaTGAAACCTGGATGAAAGCACTTGCTGAAGATGAGCAAATCAATGTTCTATTAA tgatGCGTTGGAGTGCAGACCGACtgt GGAAGAAAAACATGATGTTCAAATGGACTTACACTTTCCTACAGG tttgtgtgtttgcatgtgtgtgtgtgtgtgtgtgtgtggtcagtcgGCCAGATGTTGCCACAACATCTCAGTGGTTAGCTCCGATTGTATGGGAGGATACATTTGACCTGACAGTGATTGACGCCATCTACAAACAACAGAATATCACCGTGGCAACCATCGTCTTCGCTCTGGGCAA GTTTGTGCGTTTCCTGAGGGACCTCCTAGAGTCTGCGGAGCAGCACTTCATGGTGGGCTACCGAGTGCATTATTACATCTTTACAGATCTCCCGGATGAGGTTCCCGCAGTAACACTGGGTGAGGGGCGTCAGCTGACCGTGATAAAAACAGCAACCTTGAACCGTTGGCAGGAAATCTTGCTACGCAGGATGGAGATGATTGAGAATCTCATCCAATACGAACTCCTCAACAAGGCAGACTACATTTTCAGCCTCGACGTCGACTCCAAATTCTATGCTCACTGGGGGGCGGAGTCTCTGGGTGACCTTGTCGGCGCGCTGCATGCCTGGTTTTTTGGAAGTTCTCGGGAACAGTTCACGTATGAGCGGCGTCCCGAATCTCAGGCTTACATCCCTTTAGACGAAGGAGACTATTACTACGGAGGGGCCGTGATCGGAGGACGCCCCGAAAAAGTGCTCAAGCTGGTGAAGACGTGCCGCATACAGCTGGATGTGGACCGAGCCAATAAGATCGAAGCGGTTTGGCAGGAAGAGTCTCACCTGAATAAGTACTTCCTGTACAACAAACCCACCAAGTTGCTCTCACCTGAATACCTGTGGGATGACCGAAAACAGAAACCCAGCTTCATGAAAGTGGTGCGTTTCTCACAGGTGGTCAAGAACTACGCTGAGATTCGACCCAACCCTTAA
- the LOC132840826 gene encoding histo-blood group ABO system transferase-like: protein MPTRQNLDIFFTFIIAFLLGFIYFSYTSSWFSDALECRPTVEEKHDVQMDLHFPIGTACKQPSVSSSRPDVATTSQWLAPIVWEDTFDLTVIDAIYKQQNITVATIVFALGKYVRFLKDLLESAEQHFMVGYRVHYYIITDLPDEVPAVTLGEGRQLTVIKTATLNRWQEILLRRMERIENLIQYELLNKADYIFSLDVDSKFYAHWGAESLGDLVGVLHAWFFGSSRGQFTYERRPESQAYIPLDEGDYYYGAAVIGGRPEKVLKLVKTCRMQLDVDRANKIEAVWQEESHLNKYFLYNKPTKLLSPEYLWDDRKQKPSLMKVVRFSQVVKNYAEIRPNP from the exons ATGCCCACAAGACAGAATTTAgatattttctttacttttatcATTGCTTTTCTCCTTGG ATTTATTTACTTCAGCTACACCTCCTCCTGGTTTAG tgatGCGTTGGAGTGCAGACCGACtgt GGAAGAAAAACATGATGTTCAAATGGACTTACACTTTCCTATAGG AACGGCATGCAAGCAGCCCAGTGTCAGCAGTag tcgGCCAGATGTTGCCACAACATCTCAGTGGTTAGCTCCGATTGTATGGGAGGATACATTTGACCTGACAGTGATTGACGCCATCTACAAACAACAGAATATCACCGTGGCAACCATCGTCTTCGCTCTGGGCAA GTATGTGCGTTTCCTGAAGGACCTCCTAGAGTCTGCGGAGCAGCACTTCATGGTGGGCTACCGAGTGcattattacatcattacagATCTCCCGGATGAGGTTCCCGCAGTAACACTGGGTGAGGGGCGTCAGCTGACCGTGATAAAAACAGCAACCTTGAACCGCTGGCAGGAAATCTTGCTACGCAGGATGGAGAGGATTGAGAATCTCATCCAATACGAACTCCTCAACAAGGCAGACTACATTTTCAGCCTCGACGTCGACTCCAAATTCTATGCTCACTGGGGGGCGGAGTCTCTGGGTGACCTTGTCGGCGTGCTGCATGCCTGGTTTTTTGGAAGTTCTCGGGGACAGTTCACGTACGAGCGACGTCCCGAATCTCAGGCTTACATCCCTTTAGACGAAGGAGACTATTACTATGGAGCGGCTGTGATCGGAGGACGCCCTGAAAAAGTGCTCAAGCTGGTGAAGACGTGCCGCATGCAGCTGGATGTGGACCGAGCCAATAAGATCGAAGCGGTTTGGCAGGAAGAGTCTCACCTGAATAAGTACTTCCTGTACAACAAACCCACCAAGTTGCTCTCACCTGAATACCTGTGGGATGACCGAAAACAGAAACCCAGCTTAATGAAAGTGGTGCGTTTCTCACAGGTGGTCAAGAACTACGCTGAGATTCGACCCAACCCTTAA
- the LOC132840948 gene encoding histo-blood group ABO system transferase-like, producing MCVCVVSRPDVATTSQWLAPIVWEDTFDLTVIDAIYKQQNITVATIVFALGKYVRFLKDLLESAEQHFMVGYRVHYYIITDLPDEVPAVTLGEGRQLTVIKTATLNRWQEILLRRMEMIENLIQYELLNKADYIFSLDVDSKFYAHWGAESLGDLVGALHAWFFGSSREQFTYERRPESQAYIPLDEGDYYYIGAVIGGRPEKVLKLVKTCRMQLDVDRANKIEAVWQEESHLNKYFLYNKPTKLLSPEYVWDDRKQKPSFMKVVRFSQVVKNYAEIRPNP from the exons atgtgtgtgtgtgtggtcagtcgGCCAGATGTTGCCACAACATCTCAGTGGTTAGCTCCGATTGTATGGGAGGATACATTTGACCTGACAGTGATTGACGCCATCTACAAACAACAGAATATCACCGTGGCAACCATCGTCTTCGCTCTGGGCAA GTATGTGCGTTTCCTGAAGGACCTCCTAGAGTCTGCGGAGCAGCACTTCATGGTGGGCTACCGAGTGcattattacatcattacagATCTCCCGGATGAGGTTCCCGCAGTAACACTGGGTGAGGGGCGTCAGCTGACCGTGATAAAAACAGCAACCTTGAACCGTTGGCAGGAAATCTTGCTACGCAGGATGGAGATGATTGAGAATCTCATCCAATACGAACTCCTCAACAAGGCAGACTACATTTTCAGCCTCGACGTCGACTCCAAATTCTATGCTCACTGGGGGGCGGAGTCTCTGGGTGACCTTGTCGGCGCGCTGCATGCCTGGTTTTTTGGAAGTTCTCGGGAACAGTTCACGTATGAGCGGCGTCCCGAATCTCAGGCTTACATCCCTTTAGACGAAGGAGACTATTACTACATAGGGGCCGTGATCGGAGGACGCCCCGAAAAAGTGCTCAAGCTGGTGAAGACGTGCCGCATGCAGCTGGATGTGGACCGAGCCAATAAGATCGAAGCGGTTTGGCAGGAAGAGTCTCACCTGAATAAGTACTTCCTGTACAACAAACCCACCAAGTTGCTCTCACCTGAATACGTGTGGGATGACCGAAAACAGAAACCCAGCTTCATGAAAGTGGTGCGTTTCTCACAGGTGGTCAAGAACTACGCTGAGATTCGACCCAACCCTTAA